Proteins encoded in a region of the Gallalistipes aquisgranensis genome:
- a CDS encoding bifunctional GNAT family N-acetyltransferase/carbon-nitrogen hydrolase family protein has product MEYPLKINKVQIRNLQMEDYEELSQSFTRVYSDGSDVFWTRKQIAKLLRIFPEGQIVVVVDDKIVGCALSIIVDYDLVKNDHTYDKVTGHETFDTHNPNGNILYGIEVFIHPDYRGLRLGRRMYDYRKEICESLNLKAIMFGGRIPNYHKYADKMRPKEYIQKVKMKEIFDPVLTFQLSNDFHVRKVMTNYLPNDEESKHYATLLQWDNIYYTPPTQEYITPKTSVRVGLVQWQMRNYRDVDELFEQVEFFVDAVSGYKSDFILFPEYFNAPLMAGFNDKDESEAIRELSKYTLGIRDRFINLAISYNINIITGSMPYIKKDGLLYNVGFLCRRDGSYETYEKIHVTPDEIKSWGLSPGRTIRTFDTDCAKIGVQICYDVEFPELSRIMAEQGMQILFVPFLTDTQNAYSRVRVCAHARAIENECFVVIAGSVGNLPRVHNMDIQYAQSGVFTPCDFAFPTDGKRAEATPNTEMILVSDVDLDLLSELHTYGSVRNLKDRRSDLYDVKLKRSYSAEDEDEDLKQDR; this is encoded by the coding sequence ATGGAATATCCTTTGAAAATCAACAAAGTCCAGATACGTAATCTCCAGATGGAGGATTACGAGGAACTTTCTCAGTCTTTCACGCGGGTGTACTCCGACGGTTCGGACGTGTTCTGGACCCGCAAGCAGATCGCCAAACTGCTGCGTATCTTCCCCGAGGGGCAGATCGTGGTGGTGGTGGACGACAAGATCGTGGGGTGCGCCCTTTCGATCATCGTGGATTACGATCTGGTGAAGAACGACCACACGTACGACAAGGTGACCGGACACGAAACCTTCGATACGCACAATCCGAACGGGAACATTCTTTACGGAATCGAGGTCTTCATCCATCCCGACTACCGGGGGCTGAGGCTGGGACGGCGGATGTACGATTACCGCAAAGAGATATGCGAGAGCCTCAATCTGAAGGCGATCATGTTCGGCGGCCGGATTCCGAACTACCACAAGTATGCCGACAAGATGCGCCCCAAGGAGTATATCCAGAAGGTGAAGATGAAGGAGATTTTCGATCCGGTGCTTACATTCCAGCTGTCGAACGACTTCCATGTGCGCAAGGTGATGACCAACTATCTGCCCAACGACGAGGAGTCGAAGCACTACGCCACGCTGCTCCAGTGGGACAACATCTACTACACGCCCCCCACGCAGGAGTACATCACCCCGAAGACCTCCGTACGCGTGGGGCTCGTGCAGTGGCAGATGCGCAATTACCGCGACGTGGACGAACTGTTCGAACAGGTCGAATTCTTCGTGGACGCCGTGTCGGGGTACAAGAGCGATTTCATCCTTTTCCCGGAGTATTTCAATGCGCCGCTGATGGCCGGTTTCAACGACAAGGACGAGTCGGAGGCGATCCGGGAGCTGTCGAAATACACGCTGGGCATCCGCGACCGTTTCATCAATCTGGCGATCAGCTACAATATCAACATCATTACGGGCAGCATGCCCTACATCAAGAAGGACGGCCTGCTCTACAACGTGGGGTTCCTCTGCCGCCGGGACGGCAGTTACGAGACCTACGAGAAGATCCATGTCACGCCGGACGAGATCAAGAGCTGGGGGCTGTCGCCCGGCCGGACGATCCGCACGTTCGACACCGACTGCGCGAAGATCGGCGTGCAGATCTGCTACGACGTGGAGTTTCCCGAACTCTCCCGCATCATGGCCGAGCAGGGAATGCAGATTCTCTTCGTACCTTTCCTGACCGATACGCAGAACGCCTATTCGCGCGTGAGGGTGTGTGCCCATGCCCGGGCCATCGAGAACGAGTGTTTCGTGGTGATTGCGGGCAGCGTGGGCAACCTGCCCCGGGTGCATAACATGGATATCCAGTATGCACAGTCCGGGGTCTTCACGCCGTGCGACTTTGCTTTCCCCACCGACGGCAAACGGGCCGAGGCCACGCCCAATACGGAGATGATCCTCGTTTCGGACGTCGACCTCGACCTGTTGAGCGAACTGCATACCTACGGCAGCGTGCGCAACCTGAAAGACCGTCGCAGCGATCTGTACGATGTGAAACTCAAACGGTCCTACTCGGCGGAGGATGAAGACGAGGACCTGAAACAGGACCGGTGA
- a CDS encoding sulfatase family protein, with translation MKRRILPFVLGGCAAAALPGCGSGLQETAGPNVIYLFPDQMRNHAMAFWGEEGFRDRVDFRPDPVHTPILDSFARQALVLTSAQSNCPLSSPHRGMLLTGMYPHESGIPLNCNSSRPISSLKEDAVTVSDVFSGAGYDCAYIGKLHADFPRPNDPQRPGHYVEDRIPAWDAYTPAERRHGFNYWYSYGTFDVHKRPHYWDTEGRRHEIREWSPRHEADRAIAYLRNEHGERSGDKPFFLMIGMNPPHSPYRSLDDCMEQDFDLYRDIPLDSLLIRPNADPRMEKAESARYYFSSVTGVDREFGRILATLHELGLDDNTIVVFTSDHGETMCSQGTDDPKNSPYAESMNVPFLVRWPGRIAPRVDDLLLSSPDIMPTLLGLSGLGDRIPAAVQGRDFSSLFLADTTRGPVRPDAALYIKNIDGKTDSAGLVRDYLPVARGLKTESHTLALYLDPETLQLDHALLFDDRKDPYQLRNIPLSEDPALTERLLARLAAELETVGDPWYRDRILSDLLPYR, from the coding sequence ATGAAACGCCGTATCCTGCCCTTCGTGCTGGGCGGCTGCGCTGCAGCCGCCCTTCCGGGTTGCGGGTCCGGCCTGCAGGAGACCGCCGGACCCAACGTGATCTACCTCTTCCCCGACCAGATGCGCAACCACGCCATGGCTTTCTGGGGCGAAGAGGGCTTCCGCGACCGGGTGGACTTCCGGCCCGATCCGGTCCACACCCCTATCCTCGACTCGTTCGCCCGGCAGGCGCTCGTACTCACCTCGGCCCAGAGCAACTGTCCGCTGAGCAGCCCTCACCGGGGCATGCTCCTCACGGGCATGTATCCCCACGAAAGCGGGATTCCGCTCAACTGCAACTCCTCGCGGCCGATCTCCTCGCTGAAGGAAGACGCCGTCACCGTCAGCGATGTATTCAGCGGCGCGGGATACGACTGCGCCTACATCGGCAAACTGCACGCCGACTTCCCCAGGCCGAACGATCCCCAGCGTCCCGGACATTACGTGGAGGACCGGATTCCCGCCTGGGACGCCTACACCCCGGCCGAACGGCGCCACGGGTTCAACTACTGGTACTCCTACGGCACATTCGACGTACACAAACGGCCCCACTACTGGGACACCGAAGGCCGCCGCCACGAAATCCGCGAATGGTCGCCCCGTCACGAAGCCGACCGGGCGATCGCCTATCTGCGCAACGAACACGGGGAGCGCAGCGGCGACAAGCCGTTTTTTCTGATGATCGGTATGAATCCGCCCCACAGCCCCTACCGTTCACTGGACGACTGCATGGAGCAGGATTTCGACCTGTACAGGGACATCCCGCTCGACAGTCTCCTGATACGCCCCAATGCCGATCCCCGCATGGAGAAGGCCGAATCGGCCCGCTACTACTTCTCTTCGGTAACGGGTGTCGACCGCGAATTCGGACGCATTCTGGCCACCCTGCACGAACTGGGACTGGACGACAACACGATCGTCGTCTTCACCTCCGACCACGGGGAGACAATGTGCAGCCAGGGCACGGACGACCCCAAGAATTCGCCCTACGCCGAGTCGATGAACGTACCCTTCCTCGTGCGCTGGCCGGGCCGGATCGCCCCGCGCGTGGACGATCTGCTGCTCTCCTCGCCCGACATCATGCCCACCCTGCTGGGCCTGAGCGGACTGGGCGACCGGATTCCCGCCGCCGTCCAGGGCCGAGACTTTTCGTCCCTGTTCCTGGCCGATACGACCCGCGGTCCCGTCCGCCCCGATGCGGCGCTCTATATCAAGAATATCGACGGAAAGACCGACTCCGCCGGGCTGGTACGCGACTACCTGCCCGTGGCACGCGGTCTGAAGACCGAATCCCACACGCTGGCCCTCTACCTCGATCCCGAAACCCTGCAACTCGACCATGCCTTGCTTTTCGACGACCGGAAAGACCCCTACCAGTTGCGGAATATTCCCCTTTCGGAAGACCCTGCCCTCACCGAACGGCTGCTCGCACGCCTGGCCGCCGAACTGGAAACGGTCGGCGACCCGTGGTACCGGGACCGGATACTGTCCGACCTGCTGCCATACCGGTAA
- a CDS encoding carbohydrate-binding family 9-like protein produces MKPLFVPPLPAGIPAAELPEVMDTSRLSWHPIASANWAEYPFRPQAAFRIAYTPEGFCLHFRVGEPDLRARYGEDNGSVWTDSCVEFFLQPTPDGPYYNIECNCIGTLLLGVGTGRHDRVRIPAGELRAADRYASLGRTPFETRPAQGAWEVALSVPYGLFSRHTLAPKPGDTMRGNFYKCGDELPRPHFLSWNPIRTPQPDFHRPEWFGEMIFG; encoded by the coding sequence ATGAAACCGCTTTTCGTCCCCCCCCTGCCGGCCGGCATTCCGGCCGCCGAACTGCCGGAAGTCATGGACACGTCCCGGCTGTCCTGGCACCCGATCGCCTCGGCCAACTGGGCTGAATACCCTTTCCGTCCGCAGGCCGCTTTCCGCATCGCCTACACCCCGGAAGGCTTCTGCCTCCATTTCCGGGTCGGGGAACCCGACCTGCGGGCCCGGTACGGAGAGGACAACGGATCGGTATGGACCGATTCCTGCGTCGAATTTTTCCTGCAGCCCACCCCTGACGGGCCCTATTACAATATCGAGTGCAACTGCATCGGCACCCTGCTGCTGGGCGTAGGGACCGGACGCCACGACCGCGTCCGCATTCCGGCCGGAGAACTCCGCGCCGCAGACCGCTACGCCTCGCTCGGGCGCACCCCCTTCGAAACCCGCCCGGCACAAGGTGCGTGGGAAGTGGCCCTTTCGGTTCCCTACGGACTCTTTTCCCGGCATACGCTCGCTCCGAAACCGGGCGACACGATGCGAGGAAATTTCTACAAGTGCGGAGACGAACTGCCCCGCCCCCATTTCCTTTCATGGAACCCGATCCGTACTCCGCAACCCGACTTCCATCGCCCGGAGTGGTTCGGAGAGATGATCTTCGGCTGA
- a CDS encoding glycoside hydrolase family 88 protein: protein MKGLSKLLGLSVLLAAGCGSPSADKGDFIEENVAHAAQQLTLQTDLIEQSGHVLNPRTTLPDGSISYVPIDDWTSGFFPGTMWYIYRLTDDPKWLPLAKKYTEALDSVQYLTWHHDVGFMIGCSYLNGYRTDSVPAYKDVIVQAARSLATRYRPGARTIQSWNVDRGWQAERGWKCPVIIDNMMNLELLFEASRLSGDSTLWNIAVDHANTTMANHFRPDNSCYHVVDYDPETGAVRARQTAQGYADESAWARGQAWSLYGYTLCYRYTKDERYLKQAEKVAGFIFNDKNLPADLVPYWDYDAPGIPNEPRDASAAACTASALYELSTYVPDKGYKETADKIVENLSSPAYRAPVGTNNNFILMHSVGSIPHGQEIDVPLNYADYYYLEALLRKRELEKNGKLG from the coding sequence ATGAAGGGACTCTCAAAACTTCTCGGTCTGTCGGTACTTCTGGCTGCCGGATGCGGTTCTCCCTCCGCCGACAAAGGGGACTTTATCGAAGAGAACGTAGCCCATGCGGCGCAGCAGCTCACCCTGCAGACCGACCTGATCGAACAGTCGGGACACGTGCTCAATCCCCGCACCACCCTACCCGACGGCAGCATCAGTTACGTGCCGATCGACGACTGGACGAGCGGCTTCTTCCCGGGCACCATGTGGTACATCTACCGACTCACGGACGATCCGAAATGGCTGCCGCTGGCCAAAAAGTACACCGAAGCCCTCGATTCGGTGCAATACCTCACGTGGCACCACGACGTAGGCTTCATGATCGGGTGCAGTTACCTGAACGGCTACCGCACCGATTCCGTACCGGCCTATAAGGATGTGATCGTGCAGGCGGCCCGTTCGCTGGCCACCCGTTACCGTCCGGGAGCCCGCACCATCCAGTCGTGGAACGTGGACCGGGGCTGGCAGGCCGAACGCGGATGGAAATGCCCGGTCATCATCGACAACATGATGAACCTCGAACTGCTTTTCGAAGCCTCGCGGCTCTCGGGCGACTCCACGCTGTGGAACATTGCCGTCGACCATGCCAACACGACGATGGCCAACCACTTCCGGCCCGACAACAGCTGCTACCACGTGGTAGACTACGATCCCGAAACGGGGGCCGTACGGGCACGCCAGACTGCCCAGGGATATGCCGACGAATCGGCATGGGCCCGAGGACAGGCATGGTCTCTCTACGGGTACACCCTCTGCTACCGCTACACGAAAGACGAACGCTATCTGAAACAGGCCGAAAAGGTCGCCGGATTCATTTTCAACGACAAGAACCTGCCCGCCGATCTGGTTCCCTACTGGGACTACGACGCACCCGGCATCCCCAACGAACCGCGCGATGCCTCGGCGGCAGCCTGCACCGCCTCGGCCCTCTATGAACTGAGCACCTACGTACCGGACAAGGGCTACAAGGAGACCGCCGACAAAATCGTGGAAAACCTCTCCTCGCCTGCCTACCGGGCTCCCGTAGGAACGAACAACAATTTCATCCTGATGCACTCAGTAGGCAGCATTCCCCACGGGCAGGAGATCGACGTGCCGCTGAACTACGCGGACTATTACTATCTGGAAGCGCTCCTGCGCAAACGCGAACTGGAGAAAAACGGGAAATTAGGATGA
- a CDS encoding prolyl-tRNA synthetase associated domain-containing protein, with protein sequence MEETVDRKRVVYDYLDRAGIRYTYYDHPEAPTVEIARQYWHRDGSRHCKNLFFRNHKGNRHYLVVFDADRSLAIHDLERRLRQGKLSFASEQRLERYLGLRPGSVSPFGLINDTENHVHLFLDKNLEREESLSFHPNDNTATVVIAREEFLRFLNGCGNSYEFVELY encoded by the coding sequence ATGGAAGAGACAGTGGATCGCAAACGGGTCGTTTACGACTACCTCGACCGGGCGGGTATCCGGTACACGTATTACGATCATCCGGAGGCGCCGACGGTCGAGATCGCCCGGCAGTACTGGCACCGCGACGGATCGCGTCATTGCAAGAATCTTTTTTTCCGGAACCACAAGGGAAACAGGCACTATCTGGTAGTGTTCGACGCCGACCGGAGCCTGGCCATTCACGATCTGGAGCGCCGGCTGAGGCAGGGAAAACTGTCGTTCGCCTCCGAGCAGCGCTTGGAGCGTTACCTGGGCCTGAGGCCCGGCTCGGTGTCTCCTTTCGGACTGATCAACGACACGGAAAACCACGTGCACCTGTTTTTGGACAAAAATCTGGAACGGGAGGAGAGCCTCAGTTTTCATCCGAACGACAATACGGCTACCGTGGTGATCGCCCGGGAGGAATTTCTCCGGTTCCTGAACGGGTGCGGAAACAGCTACGAATTCGTCGAACTGTACTGA